The following are encoded in a window of Episyrphus balteatus chromosome X, idEpiBalt1.1, whole genome shotgun sequence genomic DNA:
- the LOC129920513 gene encoding uncharacterized protein LOC129920513, translated as MTSGKDTASFFAHGNTKQFEFCYKLYPQVLKLKAEKRNKKPEELIRLDHWYQNELPKTIKQRGKDAHMVHEELVQTMKWKQSRGKFYPQLSYLVKVNTPRAVMQETKKAFRKLPNLEQAITALSNLKGVGTTMASALLAAAAPDSAPFMADECLMAIPEIEGIDYTTKEYLNFVQHIQTTVQRLNSERDSNSSWSPHRVELALWAHYVASDLDPNLLEEMPDGTNLAKVLALNGTTSTVTSTTTDNEADENSVSNDSVSQERIDNTTQTTTNTDDGTTPPSNQFEPSDESNLEPPSAPANGKNNGNGVIDSLDESSSRSEDSMEKPITPMVANDETNDSDTTLSSGKRSLHCESSEDQNSQPEIKKIRSD; from the exons ATGACGTCTGGCAAGGATACTGCGTCGTTTTTCGCACATGGTAACACAAAACAATTTGAGTTTTGTTATAAATTATATCCACAAGTCCTTAAACTTAAGGCTGAAAAACGCAACAAAAAGCCGGAAGAACTTATTCGACTTGATCATTG gtaCCAAAATGAACTCCCAAAAACAATCAAGCAACGGGGGAAAGACGCACATATGGTACATGAAGAACTTGTTCAAACAATGAAATGGAAGCAATCG cGTGGAAAATTCTATCCACAACTTTCTTATTTGGTCAAAGTTAACACGCCGCGTGCAGTTATGCAAGAGACTAAAAAGGCATTTAGAAAACTACCAAACCTAGAGCAAGCTATAACAGCtttatcaaatttaaaaggTGTTGGCACTACAATGGCATCGGCATTATTAGCAGCTGCTGCACCAGATAGTGCGCCATTTATGGCTGATGAGTGCCTTATGGCAATTCCAGAAATCGAAGGTATCGATTATACAACAAAGGAATACCTTAATTTTGTACAACACATTCAGACGACGGTGCAGCGATTAAATTCAGAAAGAGATAGTAACTCGTCATGGTCCCCGCATAG AGTTGAATTAGCATTGTGGGCACATTATGTTGCATCTGATTTAGATCCAAATTTACTCGAAGAAATGCCAGATGGCACAAATTTGGCTAAGGTCCTGGCATTAAATGGCACCACGTCCACAGtcacatcaacaacaacagacAATGAAGCCGATGAGAACTCAGTATCAAATGATTCCGTTTCACAGGAACGTATCGATAACACAACACAGACGACAACCAATACAGATGATGGTACAACACCACCGTCAAATCAATTTGAACCATCTGATGAGAGCAATTTGGAACCTCCATCGGCACcagcaaatggaaaaaataatgGAAATG GTGTTATTGATAGTTTGGATGAAAGCAGTTCCAGATCAGAAGACAGCATGGAAAAACCAATTACACCTATGGTAGCAAATGATGAGACAAATGACAGTGATACAACACTGAGCAGTGGCAAAAG ATCTCTACACTGTGAAAGCTCGGAAGACCAGAACAGTCAGCCCGAGATTAAAAAGATAAGAAGTGattaa